One Synechococcus sp. CC9605 genomic window carries:
- the dusB gene encoding tRNA dihydrouridine synthase DusB gives MIALPPLQLPGNGIARQLRCRVLQSPLAGVSDRVFRSLVRRWAPDALLFTEMVNATSLEMGHGLCKVESLAEESGPIGVQLFDHRPQAMADAARRAEASGAFLIDINMGCPVRKIARKGGGSGLIRDPGLAIQIVEAVADAVAVPVTVKTRLGWCGSDADPVHWCQQLEQAGAQLLTLHGRTREQGFKGAADWSSIRQVREALTIPLIANGDINSPDDALRCLKQTGAAGVMVGRGTMGSPWLVGQIDAALAGRSIPATPDPSARLALARDQLDGLVQDRGDHGLLIARKHMGWTCTGFPGASRLRHDLMRAPTPAQARDLLTQQIDALAASA, from the coding sequence ATGATTGCTCTACCCCCTCTGCAGCTACCCGGCAATGGCATCGCACGTCAGCTGCGCTGCCGCGTGTTGCAGTCGCCGCTGGCAGGGGTGAGCGATCGAGTGTTTCGCAGCCTGGTTCGACGCTGGGCGCCCGATGCCCTGTTGTTCACCGAAATGGTGAATGCCACCAGCCTCGAGATGGGGCATGGACTGTGCAAGGTGGAATCGCTCGCCGAGGAATCCGGCCCCATCGGCGTGCAACTGTTCGACCATCGCCCCCAGGCCATGGCCGATGCGGCACGACGGGCCGAAGCCAGTGGCGCCTTTCTGATCGACATCAACATGGGCTGCCCGGTGCGGAAGATTGCCCGCAAAGGGGGCGGTTCCGGGTTGATCCGTGATCCCGGGCTGGCCATTCAGATCGTGGAAGCGGTGGCGGACGCGGTGGCCGTGCCTGTCACGGTGAAGACACGCCTGGGTTGGTGTGGCAGTGATGCCGATCCCGTGCACTGGTGCCAGCAATTGGAACAAGCCGGGGCACAACTTCTCACTCTGCATGGACGCACCCGCGAGCAGGGCTTCAAGGGTGCCGCCGACTGGAGCTCCATCAGGCAGGTGCGGGAGGCCCTCACGATCCCGCTAATCGCGAACGGCGACATCAACAGCCCCGACGATGCCCTGCGCTGCCTGAAACAGACCGGCGCAGCGGGCGTGATGGTGGGCCGAGGCACGATGGGGTCCCCATGGTTGGTGGGTCAGATCGACGCCGCCCTAGCCGGTCGCTCGATCCCCGCCACGCCGGATCCCTCAGCACGACTTGCGCTGGCCCGCGATCAATTGGATGGCCTCGTGCAGGATCGCGGTGACCACGGGCTGCTGATTGCCCGCAAACACATGGGATGGACCTGCACGGGCTTCCCCGGCGCCTCGCGACTGCGTCATGACCTGATGCGGGCACCCACACCCGCCCAGGCCAGGGATCTGCTTACTCAGCAGATCGATGCCCTTGCCGCGTCCGCTTGA
- a CDS encoding YggS family pyridoxal phosphate-dependent enzyme: MTDSFAARWQALQAVRPSSSRLLAVSKGHPAASVRCVAELGQCDFGESRVQEALPKQEALIDLNLRWHFIGRLQSNKVRPVVKAFDVIHSVDSLSLAERVSRIALEEDRRPEVLLQVKFRPDPSKGGLSAEELGAIWSDLQALPGLRISGLMTMAPLDMAAEQRKALFSDCRALADQLALAECSMGMSTDWKEAAEAGSTWLRIGSALFGPRLVSTDAAN; this comes from the coding sequence TTGACCGATTCCTTCGCTGCGCGTTGGCAGGCGCTCCAGGCAGTCCGCCCCTCTTCATCCAGGCTTCTGGCCGTTAGCAAGGGGCACCCAGCAGCGTCCGTTCGTTGCGTGGCAGAGCTTGGTCAGTGTGATTTCGGGGAGAGCCGCGTGCAGGAGGCTCTGCCGAAGCAAGAAGCGCTGATCGATTTGAACCTGCGCTGGCATTTCATTGGTCGCCTGCAAAGCAACAAGGTGCGGCCGGTGGTGAAGGCCTTCGATGTCATCCACTCGGTGGATTCCCTGTCCCTGGCTGAACGGGTATCGCGCATCGCTCTGGAGGAGGACCGCCGTCCTGAAGTGTTGCTGCAGGTGAAATTTCGGCCCGATCCCAGCAAAGGGGGACTGTCGGCCGAGGAACTCGGTGCCATCTGGTCCGACCTGCAGGCTCTGCCGGGGTTGCGGATCTCGGGCCTGATGACCATGGCGCCGCTCGACATGGCCGCAGAGCAGCGCAAGGCGTTGTTTTCCGACTGCCGAGCTTTGGCCGATCAGCTCGCCTTGGCGGAGTGCTCGATGGGGATGAGCACGGACTGGAAAGAGGCTGCTGAAGCGGGCAGCACCTGGCTCAGGATCGGTTCGGCCTTGTTCGGCCCGAGATTGGTGTCAACAGACGCTGCGAATTGA
- the proC gene encoding pyrroline-5-carboxylate reductase, which produces MAQALVLPLLERGRIPADQLLAVVGESVSLEQRRGALPAGIGLVAADDPSAQQVWTAPVQLLAVKPQQLDAVAAVSGPVVGEPLLISVLAGVSLARLQHLFPGHRCVRAVPNTPALVGAGLTALAWGEGIDPEQQDQVRQLFADVGEVLELAEAKLDAFLALTSSGPAFVALVAEAMADGAVAAGLPRDLALRLSHRTLAGTAELLDRRDLHPAQLKDMVTSPGGTTIAGVRALERIGLRSALIEAVVAAAERSRELA; this is translated from the coding sequence ATGGCTCAGGCCCTTGTGCTTCCTCTTTTGGAGCGTGGTCGGATTCCGGCCGACCAGCTGTTGGCGGTGGTTGGAGAATCTGTTTCTCTTGAGCAACGGCGTGGGGCCTTGCCGGCTGGCATCGGTTTGGTTGCCGCTGATGATCCTTCAGCACAGCAGGTTTGGACGGCGCCGGTGCAGCTGCTTGCGGTGAAGCCACAGCAACTGGATGCCGTTGCTGCGGTTTCAGGACCGGTTGTGGGGGAGCCGCTGCTGATCTCTGTGTTGGCGGGGGTGTCTCTGGCGCGGTTGCAGCATTTGTTTCCCGGTCATCGCTGTGTGCGGGCGGTGCCCAACACTCCTGCGTTGGTGGGCGCCGGTTTGACGGCTCTGGCCTGGGGGGAGGGGATCGACCCAGAGCAACAGGATCAGGTGCGGCAGCTGTTCGCCGATGTGGGCGAAGTGCTGGAGTTGGCGGAAGCCAAGCTCGATGCCTTTCTGGCGCTCACCTCATCGGGCCCTGCCTTTGTGGCCCTGGTGGCGGAAGCCATGGCTGATGGTGCTGTTGCCGCTGGTCTTCCCAGAGACCTGGCCCTGCGGCTGAGCCACCGCACCCTGGCTGGAACGGCTGAGCTGCTGGACCGTCGCGATCTGCACCCTGCCCAGCTCAAGGACATGGTCACCTCCCCTGGGGGCACCACCATCGCCGGCGTCCGCGCGCTGGAACGGATCGGTCTTCGCTCCGCCTTGATCGAAGCGGTTGTTGCTGCTGCGGAACGCAGCCGAGAACTCGCCTAG
- a CDS encoding cell division protein SepF, which translates to MSLISRLRAVVAGDDYLDGELDDFAYDDEQDDQDQRALQADGGALATIGDSNPFDLGGDLPGSNVIGMPGISNAAAEVNVMEPRSFDEMPRAIQALRERKTVILNLTMMEPDQAQRAVDFVAGGTFAIDGHQERVGESIFLFAPSCVTVTNTGHDEASAPTVVSREADAADVDEYASAPSPAWGAAAL; encoded by the coding sequence GTGTCGCTGATCTCCCGTCTCCGTGCCGTCGTCGCTGGCGATGACTATCTCGATGGCGAATTGGATGATTTCGCCTACGACGACGAGCAAGATGACCAGGATCAGCGCGCCCTGCAGGCTGACGGAGGGGCGTTGGCCACCATTGGAGATTCCAACCCGTTTGATCTCGGTGGTGATCTGCCGGGATCCAATGTGATCGGCATGCCCGGCATCAGCAATGCTGCTGCTGAGGTGAATGTGATGGAACCCCGCAGCTTCGATGAAATGCCTCGGGCCATTCAGGCCCTGCGGGAGCGCAAGACCGTCATCCTCAACCTCACGATGATGGAGCCCGACCAAGCCCAGCGTGCTGTTGATTTCGTGGCCGGTGGCACTTTCGCAATCGATGGTCACCAGGAACGTGTCGGCGAGAGCATCTTCCTGTTCGCCCCCAGCTGCGTCACCGTCACCAATACCGGTCATGACGAAGCCTCAGCTCCAACGGTGGTGAGTCGTGAGGCCGATGCGGCCGATGTTGATGAATACGCCAGCGCCCCTTCGCCCGCCTGGGGAGCAGCCGCTCTCTGA
- a CDS encoding L,D-transpeptidase — translation MYGRTYTVPGVPFTMCVSANEAICLYAAPWQENAGQPFGVPRSHGCVRMPMNHARWLFHNPPKGTPITIQS, via the coding sequence ATGTACGGACGCACCTACACCGTTCCAGGGGTGCCGTTCACGATGTGCGTGAGTGCGAACGAGGCCATCTGCCTCTACGCCGCCCCCTGGCAGGAGAACGCAGGGCAACCCTTCGGCGTGCCCCGCAGCCATGGCTGTGTGCGCATGCCGATGAACCACGCCCGTTGGTTGTTCCACAACCCCCCGAAAGGCACACCCATCACGATTCAGTCCTGA
- a CDS encoding PipX family protein produces MASERYLNHPTFGMLYRVAPAGEGRDVYATLYAQRMFFLVTLQPRGAQFEVIPYGDARHHAEVHLGRCRRDGSDELEAWSQLFDQTFI; encoded by the coding sequence ATGGCGTCCGAGCGATATCTGAATCACCCCACCTTCGGGATGCTCTATCGGGTTGCTCCGGCTGGTGAGGGCCGTGACGTCTACGCCACGCTCTATGCCCAGCGCATGTTCTTCCTGGTCACCCTGCAACCTCGTGGTGCCCAGTTCGAAGTAATCCCCTACGGAGATGCGCGTCACCACGCTGAGGTGCATTTGGGCCGTTGCAGGCGGGATGGCTCGGACGAGCTGGAGGCCTGGAGTCAGCTCTTCGATCAGACGTTCATCTGA
- a CDS encoding DUF1823 family protein, producing the protein MLHNATDMPWPLSRSLLLQILEDRCSDRFVCERIWERLGYQPAEPQWCAGPDTPSEWADAFPQAPELIAERPASVRLTRSVPKEHKQLLKQQLNFAGYRIGELYPRRTRRATAVNWLLARLAQQGDPLPEQGPLGPELPPPGDPVQGHPGDLPVK; encoded by the coding sequence ATGCTGCACAACGCAACCGACATGCCCTGGCCGCTCAGTCGTTCGTTGCTGTTGCAGATCCTCGAGGACCGCTGCAGCGATCGCTTTGTTTGCGAAAGGATTTGGGAACGTCTGGGCTATCAGCCTGCTGAACCGCAGTGGTGCGCCGGTCCCGACACACCCTCCGAATGGGCCGACGCCTTCCCCCAGGCTCCCGAGTTGATCGCGGAGCGTCCCGCGTCGGTTCGTTTGACCCGCTCGGTTCCCAAGGAACACAAACAGCTGCTCAAGCAACAGCTCAACTTTGCGGGTTACCGCATCGGTGAGTTGTACCCCCGCCGTACCCGACGAGCCACTGCCGTGAACTGGCTGTTGGCCCGGCTGGCCCAGCAGGGCGACCCCCTGCCGGAGCAGGGGCCATTGGGTCCTGAGCTTCCCCCTCCTGGCGATCCGGTGCAGGGGCACCCCGGCGATCTGCCGGTGAAGTGA
- the der gene encoding ribosome biogenesis GTPase Der, giving the protein MTRPVVAIIGRPNVGKSTLVNRLCRSREAIVHDQPGVTRDRTYQDGYWGDREFKVVDTGGLVFDDDSEFLPEIREQAALALEEASVALVIVDGQQGLTAADESIAEFLRSHRCPTLLAVNKCESPEQGLAMAGEFWSLGLGEPHPISAIHGAGTGELLDQVLTFLPPKDQEGDEEEPIQMAIIGRPNVGKSSLLNAICGEQRAIVSPIRGTTRDTIDTSIIRENRPWRLVDTAGIRRRRSVNYGPEFFGINRSFKAIERSDVCVLVIDALDGVTEQDQRLAGRIEEDGRACVVVVNKWDALEKDSHTMTAMEKELRSKLYFLDWAPMLFTSALTGQRVESIFALAALAVEQHRRRVSTSVVNEVLKEALSWRSPPTTRGGRQGKLYYGTQVASRPPSFTLFVNDPKMFGETYRRYVERQIREGLGFDGSPLRLFWRGKQQRDAERDLARQQSRKG; this is encoded by the coding sequence TTGACGCGTCCTGTCGTCGCAATCATCGGACGCCCCAATGTCGGTAAGTCGACCTTGGTGAACCGGCTTTGCCGCAGTCGGGAGGCCATCGTTCACGATCAGCCAGGCGTGACGCGTGATCGCACCTACCAGGATGGCTACTGGGGTGATCGCGAGTTCAAGGTCGTCGACACCGGTGGACTGGTCTTCGACGATGACAGTGAGTTTCTGCCGGAGATCCGGGAGCAGGCGGCGCTCGCGCTCGAGGAAGCCAGTGTGGCTCTGGTGATCGTTGATGGTCAGCAGGGGCTCACCGCCGCTGACGAATCCATCGCGGAATTTCTACGCAGTCACCGCTGTCCCACGCTTCTGGCGGTGAACAAGTGCGAATCGCCGGAACAGGGCCTGGCGATGGCTGGCGAATTTTGGAGCCTTGGCCTGGGTGAACCCCATCCGATCTCGGCCATCCATGGCGCAGGCACCGGAGAGCTGCTGGATCAGGTGCTCACCTTTTTGCCCCCGAAGGATCAGGAGGGTGACGAGGAAGAGCCGATTCAGATGGCCATCATCGGACGGCCGAATGTCGGTAAATCCAGTCTGCTGAATGCCATCTGCGGAGAGCAGCGGGCGATTGTCAGCCCGATCCGCGGCACCACCCGCGACACGATTGATACCAGCATCATTCGTGAGAATCGCCCCTGGCGCTTAGTCGATACCGCAGGCATCCGGAGGCGTCGCAGCGTCAACTACGGCCCGGAATTTTTCGGCATCAACCGCAGTTTCAAGGCCATTGAACGCAGTGATGTTTGTGTTCTGGTGATCGATGCCCTCGATGGGGTGACCGAGCAGGATCAGCGCCTGGCGGGCCGCATTGAAGAGGACGGGCGTGCCTGCGTGGTGGTCGTCAACAAATGGGACGCCTTGGAAAAAGACAGCCACACCATGACGGCGATGGAAAAGGAGCTGCGCTCCAAGCTCTATTTCCTTGATTGGGCTCCGATGCTGTTCACTTCAGCGCTGACGGGCCAGCGGGTGGAGAGCATCTTTGCTTTGGCCGCCTTGGCGGTTGAGCAGCACCGTCGCCGCGTCAGTACGTCCGTTGTGAACGAGGTGCTCAAGGAAGCGCTGAGCTGGCGCAGCCCCCCCACCACCCGCGGTGGACGCCAGGGAAAGCTGTATTACGGCACCCAGGTGGCCAGCCGCCCCCCCAGCTTCACGCTGTTCGTCAACGACCCCAAAATGTTCGGTGAGACCTACCGGCGCTATGTGGAGCGGCAGATCCGCGAGGGCCTCGGTTTCGATGGCAGCCCGTTGCGTCTGTTCTGGCGGGGCAAGCAACAGCGCGATGCCGAACGCGACCTGGCCCGTCAGCAGAGTCGCAAAGGCTGA
- a CDS encoding energy-coupling factor transporter transmembrane component T family protein has translation MDWLRQVPMGQYVDGSTGWLRRLDPRLKLAWSLVFLLTPVLAGPLWRVGLVVALVLITLGSGLARSLWWRSVLLLTALAVVVGLFSMLLPAVDPPAAFPLRSPAELPGLEMEGPSWDLLRLGPLQLGGLQLGPLVVDRASALLGLRTSTLIFTVIHSVNLMLITTPPEDLVWALSWCLAPLKWLGCPVERLGFQLLLALRFLPLVQEELQNLLRSLASRAVNLRQLGFKAGFGLVLAVGERLLANILLRAEQGADALVARGGRILGPSYFRMPPDRAAPLLNGLAMIVLVLVIGLRGQYGAL, from the coding sequence ATGGACTGGTTGCGCCAGGTCCCCATGGGCCAATACGTCGATGGGTCCACGGGTTGGCTCCGGCGCCTGGACCCTCGCCTGAAGCTCGCCTGGTCCCTTGTCTTTCTGCTCACGCCTGTTCTGGCGGGGCCCCTCTGGCGCGTTGGCCTGGTGGTGGCTCTGGTGCTGATCACCCTTGGCAGTGGACTGGCTCGCTCGCTGTGGTGGCGGTCTGTGCTGTTGCTGACGGCCTTGGCCGTTGTGGTGGGCCTCTTCTCGATGTTGTTGCCGGCGGTGGATCCTCCTGCGGCCTTCCCGCTGCGCAGTCCGGCTGAGCTTCCGGGGCTCGAGATGGAGGGTCCTTCCTGGGATCTGCTGCGCCTCGGCCCCCTGCAGTTGGGCGGTCTCCAGCTGGGGCCGCTGGTGGTGGATCGTGCTTCGGCGCTGCTGGGGCTGCGCACGTCGACCCTGATCTTCACCGTGATTCACAGCGTCAATCTGATGCTGATCACGACCCCTCCAGAGGATCTGGTCTGGGCCCTCAGTTGGTGCCTGGCTCCCTTGAAGTGGCTGGGGTGTCCTGTGGAGCGACTGGGGTTTCAATTGCTGCTGGCACTGCGCTTTCTGCCTCTGGTGCAGGAGGAGCTCCAGAATCTGCTGCGCTCTCTCGCCAGCCGCGCCGTCAACCTCCGTCAGCTGGGATTCAAGGCTGGTTTCGGCCTAGTGCTGGCCGTCGGGGAGCGGCTGCTGGCCAACATCCTTCTCAGGGCTGAGCAGGGGGCCGATGCTCTGGTCGCCCGTGGCGGCCGAATTCTTGGTCCATCTTACTTCCGCATGCCACCCGATCGGGCGGCCCCCCTGCTGAATGGCCTGGCGATGATTGTTCTCGTCTTGGTGATTGGGCTCCGCGGTCAGTACGGTGCTCTATGA
- the cobI gene encoding precorrin-2 C(20)-methyltransferase, whose amino-acid sequence MGVGPGDPSLLTLAAVEAIRQAEVVAYPVGRLGSDSMAAQIAAAWIRSDHQRLPLLFPMVEAAEPRRTAWGAAAQELQQAIRSGQQVALLCEGDASLFASCSYVLLALRQAWPDCPINVIPGITSCSAAAAAGLWPLALQQDQLLLRPCPDSPEELERVLDTAAATGQVLALLKLGRRWSWVQPLLKQRGLLQQALFAERVGWPDQQIFRADGVAAKPRPYFSLLLIRQGWPEVLP is encoded by the coding sequence GTGGGAGTCGGCCCCGGCGATCCTTCCCTGCTCACCCTGGCCGCCGTTGAAGCCATCCGTCAGGCCGAGGTGGTGGCTTATCCGGTCGGACGCCTGGGGTCCGACAGCATGGCCGCCCAAATCGCCGCCGCCTGGATCCGCAGCGACCATCAGCGGCTGCCGTTGCTGTTCCCGATGGTGGAAGCCGCCGAACCGCGTCGCACCGCCTGGGGGGCGGCGGCGCAGGAGCTGCAGCAGGCCATCCGTTCTGGCCAGCAGGTGGCACTGCTATGTGAGGGAGATGCGTCGCTGTTTGCGAGTTGCAGCTACGTGCTGCTGGCCCTTCGTCAGGCGTGGCCCGACTGTCCCATCAACGTGATCCCCGGCATCACCTCCTGCTCAGCAGCCGCGGCTGCCGGCCTCTGGCCCCTCGCTCTGCAGCAAGACCAACTGCTGTTGCGCCCCTGCCCAGACTCGCCCGAGGAGCTGGAGCGGGTGCTGGACACCGCCGCAGCGACGGGGCAAGTTCTGGCCCTGCTGAAGCTGGGTCGGCGCTGGAGTTGGGTGCAACCCCTGCTGAAGCAACGAGGTTTGCTGCAGCAAGCACTGTTTGCCGAACGGGTCGGCTGGCCCGACCAGCAGATCTTCCGTGCGGATGGCGTAGCGGCCAAACCCCGCCCCTACTTCTCGCTGCTGTTGATCCGTCAGGGATGGCCGGAGGTGCTGCCCTAG